CCGCAGCCACTGCCTCCCTTTCCGCCGGTACCGCCTCGAGCGGTTTCGTGTACGGGTCGGTTTTCATCTTCGGCTGCAGCTTAATGTAGTGCATCGTTTCCATCTGGCGCCGCTGGCGGAACTGTTTCTGCTCCTGGGCAATCCTGCGTATCCCGTTCGCGTACTCGAACAGGCTGTCCACCACCAGGCCGAGGAACTCCTTCACCTGCCGGTCCGCCTTCAGCTCGGCACACTCGTGCCTCAGGCCCGCTATCAGCGTACCCGCATCCGCCAGCGTGCTTTCCGTCTCCCGGTCGATCAGATCGCGCTCCTCGTTCGTCATCTGCGGGGCGGAGTTCTTCAGATGCTCCGCCAGCTGCATGTAGGCCGCCCGGTTCTCGATCAAGAAGTTCCGCAGCAGCGTTACCTGCTGCTTCAGCGTTTTCGCCTTGCCCCATATCTCCGGCGTCGGTTTCTTTTTCTGCAGTATCCGATTCTTGTCCAGCGGAGCGACGCTCTGCGGGGGCAGCTTCAGCCGGACCGTTTTCACGGACGCCTTGAAGAGGGACGTAATGTCCATGGTTGTGTTTGCGGATGGGGTCGAGGCACGGCACCGCCACCCGGGGGACTTGCTGCCGTGTTTTTTCACTCTATGTGCAGCAATCAAAACATCCGTGTCATgacgagggagagagagattgtTTACGTGTGCAACGGGCTCCGTGTGAAAGTGGAGCGCGTTTAGAGCCGCTACTAAAGAGATTGAAGTTGGATAGAGCAACACGGTGGCGAGCGAGTGGCTGAAGAtggatttgtgttttttgctattttggATAAAATTAGTTACAAAATGCTTGAATGATTTGTTTGTAGTATTTGCATGGCAAAATGAGCAAATTATCTCtacataataataattttcgaACTGCCTTTTTCTACGAGCAATACGTTTAGTCATGATTTGCCAATAATTTGAGATAATCGTCTTTTAcatctttttattttccttttttgtactTTTCGCTGTTTATGTCTCATCAAATACCATACCGTGCAAGAAGGCAGTCATATTTTCGTGGCCAAATTGCGGGAAGAAATCAAGCTCCTGTTCAAACAAATGATTGCATTGTTAAGACCTTTTCCAAGAGCTAAAAACAGCTGTTGCACGATTTAAAAGCATTACTAATTAATGTCTACCATTAAAATCAGCACCGTCTGTGTGTGATTATAAATAGGACCCCGACGTTCCTGGGAAGGCTTTAATTCCTAAAATTACCTTTAAAACGCATCAATTCCGCAGAAGTTGAACATCGTCTCGAAACTCCAAAAACACGCTTTCGTAAATAACCTCTTCCTCCCTTCAGTTGCCGGCTGTGGCGACGGAGCAATGTAAATttggaatcttttttttatcaccaGTCACCGTATTGCGCTAGTAGTTGTGATTACGCCAAACCGGCAAATCATGTGTACGGAGAAGGCGCACGGAATCAGCGTGGTGTTGGTTCCGTGGCGCTGGAACCTGTACAGTGCGTCTCGCTCGGAATGTGGCACCACAGTAGTAGGCTCCAAAAGGGCTTTAATGTCTGTAAATATTCATATCTGCTTTGTGTATGAATAATATTTCTAAAAGCAATTCTTTTTGTGCACGAAACATTGCATGAACTAGAACGGTTGCGTGAAAACCTCGTCCATCGGTGGGCTCCATCGCGTGTCGCTCACTGTACGGAGCAAGCGCTGGAGCGACGGCAAGATAGGCACCGCACGCGAAAGGGTCGTTTAGTAGAGGTTAAAACTCCATCGAAGTGAGAACGAACTCGACAGTGCGCCCGCGGACTCCATTGATATTGCAACTTACCCCTTGCCCAGTGACCAGCAAAGCCGATTCCAACATGCCGACCTATCACAAGCCGGAAGCCAAAACCATCCAGGAGCTGAAGGATATCGCTCACAAGCTGCGTATCGATTCGATCAACGCAACGCAAGCGTCAAAGTCTGGGTAAGTAAGGGAAGAAGCGGCGGGCGGGTGGGGAGATAAAATGGCAGCAAAATGCTGGTGACAAAGTGGAGCTGATGCGTGTAGCCATGCGAAGAGGAGGGCGAACCTAAGGAAAAGGGGAAGAAAACATGAACCCTTTCACCGTGTGCCGGCTTTCTCGCGCAACTTTCGCAACCGGGAGAAAGGAGGCTCTGTTTTTGCTGATGCTGGTGGATGCCGGTTTCGCATGAGGACCGGGGCAAGGGTACATGTTTTTGCCCCTGGTTTGTAGGGGTACCAAGTGCGACGGCGGAGgggcaagaaaacaaaatgagatcacagcgagagagagaggctcgATCTCGGTGAAACACGCACCCCATAGTGCAGGTCAAATCGATacccttcctctctctctctaccccTTTCGCACGTGACATTACAGGCATTACAGGGTCGCCGATTGATGAACGGATTTGCTCTCGAAGCGCCTAAACGCACAAATCGCGCCGCTCGCGATCCTATTCGTGCGCCATGATGCGGCCTTCTCCGACCAGCAGCCAAATGGTGCTGGTGAAAGGCGCGACAGCGAGTGCGCGTTGGCGCGGCATGCTTTATTTTAGAATGTCCTACCTAACGCCGAAATCAAAAAGTCCAGTGCGAGTCGAAAAGCTCCACCGATCGTTCGATCGAAGCAGCCCTCTGATCGCCTCTGACGTGGTGCTGCGCCCGACGGGGctcaaatcattttttttttcgaaggtCAGAAAGAGGTCAAACGTATGCCACACTGCTGGGCACCTTTCGACATGTTTTCGAGTCATTGAAGTCGGTGGCTGGAATAAtgtaacgcacacacacacatgtggcCACGGAGTATGTGGCAAACaacgaagaaggaaaaaacctCAGGGTACACAGTAAATGACGCAAGGTGCCCgctgtcgtgtgtgtgtgtgtcttcgcTCTTCCGTGCATGCTTCGATTACGTTGCTCAAGGTTGTCATAAACGGTTGCaaaaagagcaaaataaattcaGTGAGTCAAGTATAAACAATTGATAACCGAACGCTTGTCCTGCGTCGCGTCTCGCGCCACTTCCCGCTGGTCCGCCGGTCTTGGGATAAGACGCTGATGGGAGCTTCTTTTCGGTTGCTTTCCGTTGTTGTAACGCTTTGTAACCGTTACGTGCGACGATAGAGAGCACGCGGCTCGCCCGGTTGACTACACTCTTGAGATCAGttgtttgatttgatgttTGTACAGCGAATAGATATTTTATCTTCACTGCTTGGTTAGCTATTTTTATGACACACCCTCATGACGTCTCTTTCTTACcccatctccccccccccccccccctccccctcacAGCCACCCGACATCATGTGCGTCGATTGCGGAAATCATGTCGGTGCTGTTCTTCAACACGATGCGGTACAAACTCTCTGCTCCACGCGATCCCTCCTCCGACCGGTTCATCCTGTCGAAGGGTCACGCGGCCCCCATCCTGTACGCGGCCTGGGCCGAGGCTGGCCTGTTCCCGGTGGAGGATCTCATGAATCTGCGCAAGATCGACTCGGATCTGGAGGGCCATCCGACGCCGCGCCTCAACTTTATCGATGTGGGCACGGGCTCGCTCGGGCAGGGGGTGGCCGTCGCCTGCGGCATGGCGTACGTCGGCAAGAACCTCGACAAGGCGGACTACCGCACGTACGTGCTGGTCGGGGACGGTGAGTCGGCCGAAGGTTCGATCTGGGAGTCGCTGCACTTTGCCGGCTACTACAAGCTGAACAACCTGTGCGTTATCTTCGACGTGAACCGGCTCGGCCAGTCGGAGGCGACCTCGCTGCAGCACCAGATGGAGGTGTACCGCAAGCGGCTGGACGCGTTCGGCTTCAACGCGATCGTCGTCGACGGGCACGACGTGGAGGAGCTGTGCAAGGCGTTCTTCGAGGCGGCGTCCACGACCGACCGGCCCACGGCCATCA
This genomic interval from Anopheles merus strain MAF chromosome 3L, AmerM5.1, whole genome shotgun sequence contains the following:
- the LOC121598233 gene encoding syntaxin-18, whose translation is MDITSLFKASVKTVRLKLPPQSVAPLDKNRILQKKKPTPEIWGKAKTLKQQVTLLRNFLIENRAAYMQLAEHLKNSAPQMTNEERDLIDRETESTLADAGTLIAGLRHECAELKADRQVKEFLGLVVDSLFEYANGIRRIAQEQKQFRQRRQMETMHYIKLQPKMKTDPYTKPLEAVPAEREAVAAAVVAPARTGDSLESARSADKTMTQTVEDMQDSSMYEEYESNDLSPEDIQMFESENIQLYNELKGLSEEVEQIQRNVADITQLQDIFTEKITLQNTDIDRIATNVIGTTENMNDANEQIKQAIQRNAGLRVWVLFFFIVMSFTLLFLDWYND